From Pelomonas sp. SE-A7, a single genomic window includes:
- a CDS encoding GNAT family N-acetyltransferase — protein sequence MLEIRKLQESDSILGLTLLLHRAYARLGAMGLNYTAVDQAPEVTEKRIRGGNCFVVASGSKLVGTIVVHPTYVENACEYFTRSGVAAAHQFAVDPEHQGAGIGRMLLQRAERWAKEAGFVELAIDTAEQATHLVELYERLGYRHVGWVQWPGKVYRSMVLSKPLVANA from the coding sequence ATGCTTGAGATCCGAAAACTCCAAGAGTCAGATTCCATTCTTGGGCTTACGTTGCTTCTTCATCGGGCGTATGCCCGTCTTGGGGCGATGGGGCTGAACTACACCGCTGTAGATCAAGCGCCCGAAGTCACAGAGAAGCGCATTCGCGGAGGAAACTGCTTCGTCGTTGCCTCGGGATCGAAGCTCGTAGGAACAATCGTGGTGCATCCAACGTACGTTGAGAATGCTTGCGAGTACTTCACTCGTTCCGGCGTAGCGGCCGCGCACCAATTCGCCGTTGACCCTGAGCATCAAGGAGCGGGCATCGGCCGGATGCTTCTTCAGCGCGCGGAACGTTGGGCCAAGGAAGCCGGCTTCGTCGAGCTTGCTATCGATACAGCAGAGCAAGCCACCCATCTCGTTGAGCTATATGAGCGCTTGGGCTACAGGCATGTTGGTTGGGTGCAATGGCCTGGCAAGGTGTACCGCAGCATGGTTCTCAGTAAGCCACTGGTCGCAAATGCCTAA